The Helicoverpa armigera isolate CAAS_96S chromosome 25, ASM3070526v1, whole genome shotgun sequence genome has a window encoding:
- the LOC126054134 gene encoding uncharacterized protein LOC126054134 has protein sequence MSKDKQKRYVMSCDPANTRRHIPSGICGVKCATGHTAVLQQAVGGNNATVVLTRSGSQALTTPNIATHSPSLKKPLQIGTWNTRGLLHPGKLDTIVKEMDRLKIDMLGLSETHLQQSGHFDTDNGHTVFCSGNGNKSRNGVAFILPRRLHGAVLAYETISDRIMCIKLDARPCKLNIVQVYAPTSSSTEEELTTFYGRLENVLNSIPKREITMVIGDFNAKVGSAYGPDCNEFLGKHGLGTRNDRGESFVEFCIGNNLAIMNTMFEQHKRRLYTWTSPDGKTLNQIDYVTIQTRWKSSITNVKTYPGADCGSDHELLVARFKIHLKMGRKTPKLYTKLNQQELVWFSAAVSAKLESTEVDPFDDPETTWCTLKTALHSVIKTMPKTNTCHRKPWISPETWALIEEQRAIKQEGLVDDENGQPITEIDKVLERWRAYTEQLYRDDTQPLIRRWESHELEPDILLAEVEHAISRLKNNAVGTDQIPANLLKSLGSVGTKLLHNICLKVWRTGQWPKDWVESIVIPLHKKGSTRQCSNYRTLSIISHASKIMLRVISDRLSSYLDRQIPAEQSGFVAGRGTREQILNIRQIIEKCYEFNKPVVLCFIDYSKAFDCVNWQSLLSILLEMGVPKHLAFLVQNLYADSNARIRLEDSYSKPLRPERGVRQGCILSPKLFNIYGEHIVRAALEGWEGGLSVGGRKINNLRYADDTTLVASSEEEMAVLFDRIESESAKLGLQINKSKTKLLTVDREQVLTNCIRLNSLDRVREFNYLGSLITNDGNCDREIIRRIRISKGAMTKLEKIWKNKNITKRTKVRLVHALVFPIFLYGSETWTIKANVRARIDAFEMWIWRRMLRIPWTAFRRNESILKELKITVRLYDICRSRMLKFFGHIARSGPESLEKLIIMGKLEGKRRRGRVPARWCDQTQSHLQLRLHEAIHTAADRSTWRKLSRPSLIADSD, from the exons ATGAGTAAGGACAAGCAAAAGAGATACGTGATGTCATGCGACCCGGCCAACACCCGGCGCCACATACCTTCCGGGATATGTGGTGTTAAATGTGCTACCGGCCACACTGCTGTGCTCCAACAGGCAGTGGGTGGAAACAATGCTACTGTGGTCCTAACAAGGTCGGGCTCTCAAGCTCTGACGACACCTAACATCGCGACGCATTCCCCTTCACTCAAAAAACCCTTACAAATTGGAACCTGGAACACACGTGGACTTTTACATCCTGGCAAATTGGACACAATTGTAAAGGAAATGGACCGTCTAAAGATTGACATGCTCGGTCTGAGTGAGACGCACTTGCAGCAATCGGGGCATTTTGATACCGACAACGGTCATACAGTATTCTGTTCTGGAAACGGCAACAAAAGCCGTAACGGGGTCGCTTTCATTCTACCTAGGAGGCTTCATGGCGCCGTTTTGGCGTATGAGACTATATCGGACAGAATTATGTGCATCAAACTAGACGCTCGACCCTGCAAATTAAACATTGTGCAGGTGTACGCTCCTACTTCTAGCTCAACTGAGGAGGAACTAACAACATTCTATGGTCGGCTCGAAAATGTACTGAACAGCATCCCGAAGCGCGAAATCACTATGGTCATTGGCGACTTCAATGCTAAGGTGGGATCTGCATATGGTCCCGACTGCAACGAATTCCTTGGTAAGCATGGCCTGGGCACAAGAAACGACAGAGGTGAGAGCTTTGTTGAGTTCTGTATTGGCAATAACCTGGCAATTATGAACACAATGTTCGAACAACACAAGAGGCGACTTTATACATGGACCTCTCCTGACGGTAAGACGCTAAATCAAATTGACTATGTCACCATACAAACAAGATGGAAATCGTCTATAACCAACGTCAAAACTTACCCAGGTGCTGACTGTGGAAGTGATCACGAACTTCTTGTGGCCCGCTTTAagattcatttaaaaatggGCCGGAAAACTCCTAAATTGTACACCAAATTAAATCAACAGGAACTTGTATGGTTCTCCGCGGCGGTTTCTGCTAAACTAGAGTCAACTGAAGTGGATCCTTTTGATGACCCGGAGACAACTTGGTGTACTCTTAAAACAGCTCTTCACTCTGTAATCAAGACTATGCCTAAAACAAACACCTGCCATCGCAAGCCATGGATATCTCCCGAGACATGGGCCCTAATTGAAGAACAACGGGCTATTAAGCAAGAGGGATTAG TTGACGACGAAAATGGCCAACCAATAACAGAAATAGATAAAGTCCTGGAGCGTTGGCGTGCCTATACAGAACAACTTTACAGAGATGACACTCAGCCTCTGATTCGACGTTGGGAGTCCCATGAACTGGAACCTGATATACTGCTAGCTGAAGTTGAACATGCAATTTCAAGGCTCAAGAATAACGCGGTGGGCACTGATCAGATTCCGGCCAACCTCCTAAAGTCTTTAGGCAGCGTAGGCACAAAACTACTCCACAACATATGCCTTAAAGTTTGGAGAACGGGACAATGGCCCAAGGACTGGGTCGAATCCATAGTCATTCCGCTGCACAAGAAGGGCTCTACGCGTCAATGTAGCAACTATCGCACACTTTCGATCATCTCGCACGCAAGTAAAATTATGCTTCGTGTAATCAGTGATCGCCTTTCATCTTACCTGGATAGGCAGATCCCAGCAGAGCAATCCGGTTTTGTGGCTGGTCGAGGCACACGCGAACAAATTCTAAACATTCGCCAAATCATAGAAAAGTGCTACGAATTCAACAAGCCGGTCGTGCTGTGCTTCATTGACTACTCTAAGGCGTTTGATTGTGTGAACTGGCAGTCGTTGTTAAGCATTTTGCTGGAGATGGGCGTGCCGAAGCATCTTGCATTTCTCGTCCAAAATCTGTACGCGGATAGTAATGCCAGGATTCGTCTAGAAGACTCTTACTCAAAACCTCTACGACCGGAGCGAGGCGTCCGACAGGGCTGTATTCTCTCGCCCAAACTGTTTAACATCTACGGCGAACACATAGTCCGAGCGGCTTTGGAAGGTTGGGAGGGAGGTCTGTCTGTTGGCGGAAGAAAGATTAATAATCTTCGATACGCGGATGACACGACACTTGTAGCTTCTAGCGAGGAAGAAATGGCCGTCTTGTTTGACCGGATTGAGAGCGAAAGTGCCAAACTTGGCTTGCAAATTAACAAATCAAAAACCAAATTACTAACCGTGGACCGCGAACAAGTTTTGACCAACTGCATCCGCCTCAACTCGTTAGACCGCGTCAGGGAATTCAACTATCTCGGATCTCTCATCACTAACGATGGCAACTGCGATAGAGAAATCATAAGACGTATCCGGATTTCAAAAGGTGCCATGACCAAACTTGAGAAAATttggaaaaacaaaaatattaccaagCGTACAAAAGTGAGACTTGTCCACGCACTTGTGTTTCCTATTTTCTTATACGGCTCCGAAACATGGACAATCAAAGCCAACGTAAGAGCACGAATTGATGCCTTTGAGATGTGGATCTGGCGTAGGATGCTGCGCATACCATGGACAGCCTTCAGACGGAACGAATCAATCCTGAAGGAGCTTAAAATCACTGTGCGCCTATATGATATCTGCCGATCCCGCATGCTAAAATTCTTTGGGCATATAGCACGTAGTGGTCCAGAGTCCCTGGAAAAACTCATCATAATGGGTAAATTGGAGGGGAAAAGACGAAGGGGCCGTGTTCCTGCAAGATGGTGTGACCAAACCCAATCTCATCTGCAACTCCGTCTGCACGAAGCTATACACACTGCTGCTGATAGGAGCACCTGGAGGAAATTATCCCGGCCCAGCCTCATTGCTGACAGTGACTAA